A genomic region of Candidatus Pseudomonas phytovorans contains the following coding sequences:
- a CDS encoding D-alanyl-D-alanine carboxypeptidase, producing the protein MNITNLAKRLCLPVLLLITPAAFAAEQMTPAPPQLAAKSYVLMDASSGNVLVENNGDERLPPASLTKLMTAYIATLDIRRGQIGENDPVTVSENAWRTGGSRMFIKVGTQVTVSDLLHGIIIQSGNDASVALSEHIAGSEDAFADMMNKTAADLGMSNSHFMNPTGLPNPEHYSSAHDMATLARAIITVDPAHYAIYSQKEFFWNNIKQPNRNLLLWRDKTVDGLKTGHTDEAGYCMVASAVRDGQRLIAVVFGTNSEQSRAAETQKLLTYGFRFFETQTFYQKGTELTQAPVWKGATSQIKAGLADDLTMTMPKGQLKRLQASMTMNPQLTAPIAKGDVIGKVEVKLDEKVVHSADLIALDGVEEGGFFRRMWDSIRLFFFGLFN; encoded by the coding sequence ATGAACATCACCAACCTTGCCAAACGACTTTGCCTGCCAGTACTGCTGCTGATCACGCCTGCCGCCTTCGCGGCAGAGCAGATGACGCCGGCACCACCGCAACTGGCAGCCAAGTCCTACGTACTCATGGACGCGTCCAGCGGCAACGTGCTGGTCGAGAACAACGGTGACGAGCGCCTGCCGCCAGCAAGCCTGACCAAGCTGATGACCGCCTACATCGCCACCCTGGACATTCGCCGCGGCCAGATCGGCGAGAACGACCCGGTTACCGTCAGCGAAAACGCCTGGCGTACCGGCGGTTCGCGCATGTTCATCAAGGTCGGCACCCAGGTGACTGTCAGCGACCTGCTGCACGGCATCATCATCCAGTCCGGCAACGACGCCTCGGTCGCCCTGTCCGAGCACATCGCCGGCAGCGAAGATGCCTTCGCCGACATGATGAACAAGACGGCTGCCGATCTGGGCATGAGCAACAGCCACTTCATGAACCCGACCGGCCTGCCGAACCCGGAGCACTACTCGTCGGCGCATGACATGGCCACCCTGGCCCGTGCGATCATCACCGTCGACCCGGCCCACTACGCCATCTACTCGCAGAAAGAGTTCTTCTGGAACAACATCAAGCAGCCTAACCGCAACCTGCTGCTGTGGCGTGACAAGACCGTCGATGGCCTGAAGACCGGCCACACCGACGAAGCCGGCTATTGCATGGTGGCTTCCGCCGTTCGCGATGGCCAGCGCCTGATCGCCGTGGTGTTCGGCACCAACAGCGAGCAGTCGCGTGCCGCCGAGACCCAGAAGCTGCTGACCTACGGCTTCCGCTTCTTCGAAACCCAGACCTTCTACCAGAAGGGCACCGAGCTGACCCAGGCTCCGGTCTGGAAGGGCGCCACCAGCCAGATCAAGGCTGGCCTGGCAGACGACCTGACCATGACCATGCCTAAAGGCCAATTGAAGCGCCTTCAGGCTTCGATGACCATGAATCCGCAGCTCACCGCGCCAATCGCCAAAGGTGACGTGATCGGCAAAGTGGAAGTCAAACTGGACGAGAAAGTGGTTCACAGCGCCGACCTGATCGCCCTCGATGGCGTCGAGGAAGGTGGTTTCTTCCGCCGTATGTGGGATAGCATCCGTCTATTCTTCTTCGGGTTGTTCAACTGA
- a CDS encoding DUF493 domain-containing protein, producing MSEPDVKSHKIEFPCVDYPIKVIGDTVVHFKDTVIEILMKHAEVDMTTLAERQSKEGKYTTVQLHIVATSEDQLHDINSALRATGIVKMVL from the coding sequence ATGAGCGAACCAGACGTAAAGTCGCACAAGATCGAATTCCCCTGCGTCGATTACCCGATCAAGGTCATCGGCGATACTGTGGTCCATTTCAAGGACACGGTTATCGAGATCCTCATGAAGCACGCCGAAGTCGACATGACTACGTTGGCGGAGCGTCAGAGCAAGGAAGGCAAGTACACCACCGTGCAACTGCACATCGTTGCCACGAGCGAGGACCAGCTGCACGATATCAATAGCGCCCTGCGTGCTACCGGCATCGTGAAAATGGTGCTCTGA
- the lipB gene encoding lipoyl(octanoyl) transferase LipB — MSTCLGFRELGLQHYEPVLEAMRRFTEQRTPASQDEIWLVEHIAVFTQGQAGKAEHLLVPGDIPVVQTDRGGQVTYHGPGQQVAYLLLDVRRLGFGVRELVSRIEQALIGLLASYDVQASAKPDAPGVYVDGAKIASLGLRIRNGRSFHGLALNVDMDLAPFRRINPCGYAGLAMTQLRDLAGPIELDEVRTRLRGQLVKHLDYAEQTTLTGGID; from the coding sequence ATGTCCACCTGCCTCGGTTTTCGCGAGCTTGGCCTGCAGCACTACGAACCAGTGCTGGAAGCCATGCGTCGCTTCACCGAGCAGCGTACCCCGGCCAGCCAGGATGAAATCTGGCTGGTCGAGCACATCGCAGTCTTTACCCAGGGCCAGGCCGGCAAGGCCGAGCACCTGCTGGTGCCGGGCGACATCCCGGTGGTGCAGACCGACCGCGGTGGCCAGGTGACCTACCATGGCCCCGGTCAGCAGGTGGCCTACCTGCTGCTGGACGTGCGGCGGCTGGGTTTTGGCGTACGCGAGCTGGTCAGCCGTATCGAACAGGCCTTGATTGGCCTGCTCGCCAGTTACGACGTGCAGGCATCGGCCAAGCCTGATGCCCCGGGCGTCTATGTCGACGGAGCGAAGATCGCCTCCCTCGGCCTGCGAATCCGCAACGGCCGTTCGTTCCATGGCCTTGCCCTGAACGTGGACATGGACCTTGCGCCATTCCGCCGAATCAACCCCTGCGGCTATGCGGGGCTGGCCATGACCCAGCTGCGCGACCTGGCAGGTCCGATCGAACTCGACGAGGTCAGGACAAGGCTGCGCGGACAGCTGGTCAAGCACCTCGACTACGCTGAGCAGACGACCCTCACGGGCGGAATCGACTGA
- the lipA gene encoding lipoyl synthase — translation MTTVLEAVPNLIPTQDVTPRPAPKKVEAGVKLRGADKVARIPVKIIPTDELPKKPDWIRVRIPVSPEVDRIKQLLRKHKLHSVCEEASCPNLGECFSGGTATFMIMGDICTRRCPFCDVGHGRPKALDADEPMNLAVAIADLRLKYVVITSVDRDDLRDGGAQHFADCLREIRKLSPGVQLETLVPDYRGRMDVALEITAQEPPDVFNHNLETVPRLYKAARPGSDYDWSLDLLQKFKQMVPHVPTKSGLMLGLGETDEEVIEVMHRMREHEIDMLTLGQYLQPSRSHLPVQRFVHPDTFAWFAEEGYKMGFKNVASGPLVRSSYHADQQAHEAKIKL, via the coding sequence ATGACAACTGTGCTAGAAGCCGTGCCGAACCTGATACCCACCCAGGATGTCACCCCGCGCCCCGCGCCGAAGAAGGTGGAAGCTGGGGTTAAACTGCGTGGCGCCGACAAGGTCGCGCGCATCCCGGTAAAGATCATCCCTACCGACGAGCTGCCGAAGAAGCCCGACTGGATCCGCGTGCGTATCCCGGTTTCGCCTGAGGTAGACCGCATCAAGCAACTGCTGCGCAAGCATAAGCTGCACAGCGTGTGCGAAGAGGCCTCCTGCCCGAACCTGGGTGAGTGCTTCTCCGGTGGTACCGCCACCTTCATGATCATGGGTGACATCTGTACCCGCCGCTGCCCGTTCTGTGACGTGGGTCACGGCCGGCCGAAAGCGCTGGACGCAGACGAGCCGATGAACCTGGCGGTAGCGATTGCCGACCTGCGCCTGAAGTACGTGGTGATCACCTCGGTGGACCGCGACGACCTGCGCGACGGCGGTGCCCAGCACTTTGCCGACTGCCTGCGCGAGATCCGCAAGTTGTCGCCAGGCGTGCAGCTTGAGACGCTGGTGCCGGACTACCGGGGCCGTATGGACGTTGCGTTGGAAATCACCGCGCAAGAGCCGCCTGATGTGTTCAACCACAACCTCGAAACCGTACCGCGCCTGTACAAGGCCGCGCGCCCGGGTTCGGACTACGACTGGTCGCTGGACCTGCTGCAGAAGTTCAAGCAGATGGTGCCGCACGTACCGACCAAGTCGGGCCTGATGCTCGGCCTGGGCGAGACTGACGAGGAAGTGATCGAGGTGATGCACCGCATGCGTGAGCATGAAATCGACATGCTCACCCTTGGGCAGTACCTGCAGCCATCGCGCAGCCACCTGCCGGTGCAGCGTTTCGTTCACCCGGACACTTTCGCCTGGTTCGCCGAAGAAGGTTACAAGATGGGCTTCAAGAACGTCGCCTCCGGCCCGCTGGTGCGTTCTTCGTATCACGCTGACCAGCAAGCTCACGAAGCCAAGATCAAGCTCTGA
- a CDS encoding LD-carboxypeptidase produces the protein MNCVETLHAHLPKAISQDACFAIIAPAGSARLDTHKVSQWFADRGYRCRIYPGALQAQGYLAGPDQQRLQDLHDAFADPGIDAILCMRGGYGSMRLLDQLDFELIRRNPKPLIGYSDITALHTAIYRYSGLVTFHGGMLNADLLGAKLPPTESSLLAQLGGHVRAGEQIVHPADHALESVLPGVASGPLLGGNLSMLGATMGTLAELDTQGCILFIEDVNEPLYRVDRLLTQLRLAGKLEGVKGVLVGDFAGITTAALAPLLVDTFGPLGVPVLAGWRSGHCDPNVCLPLGARVRLDSDPQSLVLEQDLFKA, from the coding sequence ATGAATTGTGTCGAGACCCTTCACGCACATTTGCCCAAGGCGATTTCGCAGGATGCCTGTTTCGCCATCATTGCGCCGGCGGGCTCGGCGCGGCTGGATACACACAAGGTCAGCCAGTGGTTCGCTGATCGAGGCTACCGTTGCCGAATTTACCCAGGTGCCCTGCAGGCTCAGGGTTACCTGGCAGGGCCGGACCAACAGCGCCTTCAGGACCTGCACGATGCTTTTGCCGACCCGGGCATCGACGCCATACTGTGCATGCGTGGCGGCTACGGCAGCATGCGCCTGCTCGACCAACTCGACTTCGAGCTGATTCGGCGCAACCCCAAGCCGTTGATCGGCTACAGCGACATTACCGCGCTGCACACGGCTATTTACCGGTATAGCGGGCTGGTTACGTTCCATGGCGGCATGCTCAATGCCGACCTGCTGGGGGCCAAGTTGCCACCGACCGAGTCGTCGTTGCTGGCGCAGCTGGGCGGGCATGTGCGGGCAGGCGAGCAGATCGTGCATCCCGCCGACCATGCCTTGGAAAGTGTATTGCCGGGTGTGGCCAGCGGGCCGCTGCTGGGCGGGAACCTGTCGATGCTGGGTGCGACCATGGGGACGCTTGCCGAGCTGGACACCCAGGGCTGCATCCTGTTTATCGAGGACGTCAACGAGCCTCTGTACCGGGTGGATCGCCTGCTGACCCAGTTGCGTCTGGCGGGCAAGCTGGAGGGGGTGAAGGGCGTGCTGGTGGGGGACTTTGCCGGGATTACCACGGCGGCTTTGGCGCCGTTGCTGGTGGATACCTTTGGCCCGTTGGGGGTGCCGGTATTGGCAGGGTGGCGCAGTGGGCATTGTGACCCGAATGTGTGTCTGCCGTTGGGGGCTCGGGTCCGGCTGGACAGTGATCCGCAGAGCTTGGTGCTGGAACAGGATCTGTTCAAGGCTTGA